A genome region from Camelina sativa cultivar DH55 chromosome 10, Cs, whole genome shotgun sequence includes the following:
- the LOC104716532 gene encoding uncharacterized protein LOC104716532 isoform X2 codes for MSSDASFQIYHNGKFNVSGSGVVTYDGGEIHKLDSQPESMLENLVDSLKLSLSEHRIWFKLPFESLSDLKMICNGTDGVERMCIAANYTKAVDIFLEKNMEKEGGGV; via the exons ATGAG CTCTGATGCATCTTTCCAGATCTATCACAACGGCAAGTTTAATGTCTCAGGCAGCGGTGTTGTTACATATGATGGAGGGGAGATTCACAAACTTGATAGCCAACCGGAATCAATGTTGGAGAACTTGGTGGATTCGTTGAAGTTGTCTTTGTCTGAGCATAGGATTTGGTTTAAACTTCCATTTGAGAGTTTGTCGGATCTAAAGATGATTTGTAATGGAACCGATGGAGTTGAGAGAATGTGTATAGCTGCAAATTACACTAAAGCTGTTGATATTTTCTTGGAGAAAAACATGGAGAAAGAAG GAGGTGGAGTATGA
- the LOC104716532 gene encoding uncharacterized protein LOC104716532 isoform X1: protein MSSDASFQIYHNGKFNVSGSGVVTYDGGEIHKLDSQPESMLENLVDSLKLSLSEHRIWFKLPFESLSDLKMICNGTDGVERMCIAANYTKAVDIFLEKNMEKEGAIDDNIANGEGDDNRACGEGDECGHVEGCGDEDEVYNSEGTPPHSDCEDDHQHVRYKKGSGPNKSIKSAVTSLSSNSIKSSITTCSSKLSITNTSTIKHDGSYFRSFFY from the exons ATGAG CTCTGATGCATCTTTCCAGATCTATCACAACGGCAAGTTTAATGTCTCAGGCAGCGGTGTTGTTACATATGATGGAGGGGAGATTCACAAACTTGATAGCCAACCGGAATCAATGTTGGAGAACTTGGTGGATTCGTTGAAGTTGTCTTTGTCTGAGCATAGGATTTGGTTTAAACTTCCATTTGAGAGTTTGTCGGATCTAAAGATGATTTGTAATGGAACCGATGGAGTTGAGAGAATGTGTATAGCTGCAAATTACACTAAAGCTGTTGATATTTTCTTGGAGAAAAACATGGAGAAAGAAGGTGCTATTGACGACAATATAGCTAATGGTGAAGGTGATGATAATAGAGCTTGTGGTGAAGGTGATGAATGCGGACATGTAGAAGGAtgtggtgatgaagatgaggtTTACAATTCTGAGGGTACTCCTCCGCATTCAGACTGTGAGGATGATCATCAACATGTTAGATACAAAAAAGGCAGTGGACCAAACAAGTCAATCAAGTCAGCTGTCACAAGCCTCTCAAGCAACTCAATCAAGTCAAGCATCACAACCTGTTCAAGCAAGTTAAGCATCACAAATACAAGCACCATCAAGCATGATGGCTcatattttagaagttttttttattga
- the LOC104716533 gene encoding aspartyl protease family protein 1-like encodes MSCCFFKSTLFLIPILMLLSSGSCDGRIFTFEMHHRFSDEVKQWSDSTGRSAKFPPKGSFEYFNALILRDWLIRGRRRLSQSESESSLTFSDGNSTSRISSLGFLHYTTVKLGTPGMRFMVALDTGSDLFWVPCDCGKCAPTEGATYASEFELSIYNPKLSTTNKKVTCDNSLCAQRNQCLGTFSTCPYMVSYVSAQTSTSGILMEDVMHLTTEDKNPERVEAYVTFGCGQVQSGSFLDIAAPNGLFGLGMEKISVPSVLAREGLVADSFSMCFGHDGVGRISFGDKGSSDQEETPFNLNPSHPNYNITVTRVRVGTTLIDDEFTALFDTGTSFTYLVDPMYTTVSESFHSQAHDKRHSPDSRIPFEYCYDMSNEANASLIPSLSLTMKGNSHFTINDPIIVISTEGELVYCVAIVKSFELNIIGQNYMTGYRVVFDREKLVLAWKKFDCYDVEETNTTIARTNKTEAVAPAMAAGIRTHNNSSELHKTNQTISKSSSSSNQRFITVNLWYFFRFMFILLPLL; translated from the exons ATGTCGTGCTGTTTCTTCAAGAGTACTCTCTTCTTGATCCCGATTTTGATGTTACTGAGCTCCGGGAGCTGCGATGGTCGTATCTTCACCTTCGAGATGCATCATAGATTCTCCGACGAAGTCAAACAATGGTCAGATTCAACCGGAAGGTCTGCTAAGTTTCCCCCTAAAGGAAGCTTCGAATACTTCAACGCTCTCATCCTCCGTGATTGGCTAATCCGTGGGCGGCGTCGACTCTCGCAGTCGGAATCTGAGTCGTCACTTACTTTCTCCGACGGCAATTCCACTTCTCGTATCAGCTCTCTCGGATT TTTGCATTACACGACGGTGAAATTGGGTACTCCGGGAATGAGATTCATGGTGGCGCTTGATACAGGAAGCGATCTCTTTTGGGTCCCTTGTGATTGCGGCAAATGCGCACCAACCGAAGGAGCCACTTACGCTTCT GAATTTGAGCTGAGCATATACAATCCTAAACTTTCCACTACAAACAAGAAGGTCACCTGCGACAACAGTCTTTGTGCACAGCGTAATCAATGCCTTGGAACGTTCAGCACTTGCCCTTATATGGTGTCTTATGTCTCTGCTCAGACTTCGACATCTGGTATTCTTATGGAAGATGTTATGCACTTAACAACCGAGGATAAGAATCCTGAGCGTGTTGAGGCATATGTCACATTCGG GTGTGGGCAGGTTCAAAGTGGTTCTTTTCTTGACATTGCCGCACCAAATGGTTTATTTGGTCTTGGCATGGAAAAGATATCGGTTCCAAGTGTTTTGGCGAGGGAAGGTCTGGTTGCTGATTCTTTCTCCATGTGTTTTGGACATGATGGAGTTGGAAGGATCAGCTTTGGGGACAAGGGTAGTTCTGATCAGGAAGAGACACCGTTCAATCTGAATCCTTCACA CCCAAACTACAACATCACGGTGACTCGGGTGCGTGTGGGGACTACTCTAATAGATGATGAGTTTACAGCGCTCTTTGACACCGGTACATCATTTACTTATTTAGTGGATCCGATGTATACGACAGTCTCTGAGAGT TTCCATTCTCAAGCCCACGATAAGCGGCATTCACCAGATTCAAGGATTCCATTCGAGTATTGTTATGACATGAG CAATGAGGCGAATGCCAGTTTGATACCGAGTTTAAGCTTAACAATGAAAGGAAACAGTCACTTCACCATCAATGATCCTATAATCGTCATCTCTACTGAG GGTGAACTTGTATATTGCGTGGCCATTGTCAAAAGCTTTGAACTCAACATAATTGGAC AGAACTACATGACCGGGTATCGTGTAGTATTCGACAGAGAGAAACTCGTCTTAGCTTGGAAAAAGTTTGACT GCTATGACGTGGAAGAGACAAACACAACTATTGccagaacaaacaaaacagaggcGGTAGCTCCGGCAATGGCAGCCGGAATAAGGACTCACAATAATTCCTCAGAGCTacacaaaacaaaccaaaccatctCCAAAAGTAGCTCTTCATCAAACCAAAGATTTATTACAGTAAATCTATGGTATTTTTTCAGATTTATGTTCATATTACTTCCACTTTTGTAG
- the LOC104716534 gene encoding CSC1-like protein At4g35870: protein MHRSAAMPPISSMDESFSPPPSSGDLPEIPDAWYGNIQYLLNISVIGLLCCVSIFLFVKLRSDHRRMPGPSALFSKLLAVWKATCREIARHCGADAAQFLLIEGGSFVLLFSIAVLAVSVMLPLNLYAGTALLSDELSKTMITHIKKGSGLLWLHFVFVVVVVVISHFGISAIEARLKFTRFRDGNGNISDPNANSTAVFTVMVQGLPKNLGSDRVEFEECFRLKYPGKVYKIIVPMDLCALDDLATELVRVRDEITWLVAKMDSRLLPDEFENAGDNGLLSCVFALWTKVKDLWSQTTERFGFTDDEKLRKMQELRADLESQLAAYKEGRAQGAGVAFVMFKDVYTANKAVQDFRNERSRRTGKFFSVTELRLQRNQWKVDRAPLATDIYWNHLGLTKVALIVRRVIVNTILLLILVFFSSPLALISALVSAGRIFNAEALDSAQSWLNWVQTSGWIGSLIFQFMPNVFIFVSMYIVIPSALSYLSKFERHLTVSGEQRAALLKMVCFFLVNLIVLKALVESSLESALLKMSRCYLDGEDCKRIEEYMSPSFLSRSCVSALAFLITSTFLGISFDLLAPIPWIKKKIQKFRKNDMLQLVPEQNEEYALENQEPSSNLETPLLPENMFESPRFGDIEPMSQDLSDYPISRTSPIPKQKFDFAQYYAFNLTIFALTMIYSSFAPLVVPVGAVYFGYRYIVDKYNFLYVYRVRGFPAGNEGKLMDTVLCIMRFCVDLYLVSMLLFFSVKGDSTKLQAIFTLGVLVMYKLLPSDTDRYHPALLRSIQTLDNIVDGPVDYESYSHPNFDWDTYNNNR, encoded by the coding sequence ATGCATCGCAGTGCCGCGATGCCGCCGATTTCATCAATGGATGagtcattctctcctcctccatccTCCGGCGACTTACCTGAAATCCCAGATGCTTGGTACGGTAACATTCAGTATCTGCTTAATATCTCGGTCATTGGCCTCTTATGTTGCGTCTCCATCTTCCTTTTCGTTAAGCTTCGTAGCGATCACCGTCGTATGCCTGGTCCTTCTGCTCTTTTTTCTAAACTCCTCGCCGTTTGGAAAGCCACGTGTCGCGAGATTGCTAGGCACTGTGGTGCTGATGCTGCTCAGTTTCTTTTGATCGAAGGTGGGAGCTTTGTGCTTCTTTTCTCTATTGCTGTTTTGGCTGTTTCCGTTATGCTTCCGTTGAATCTTTATGCTGGGACTGCTTTGCTTAGTGATGAGCTTTCGAAAACGATGATTACTCATATTAAGAAAGGTTCGGGTCTGCTTTGGCTgcattttgtgtttgttgtggttgttgttgttatctcgCATTTTGGAATCTCTGCCATTGAAGCTAGGTTGAAGTTTACTAGGTTTAGAGACGGGAATGGGAATATCAGCGACCCCAATGCGAATTCCACGGCTGTGTTTACTGTAATGGTTCAGGGTTTGCCTAAGAATTTAGGGTCTGATAGAGTTGAGTTTGAAGAGTGTTTTAGGCTTAAGTACCCGGGCAAAGTTTATAAGATTATTGTTCCCATGGATTTGTGTGCATTGGATGATCTTGCTACAGAGTTGGTTCGTGTTCGAGATGAGATTACTTGGTTAGTTGCCAAGATGGACTCTAGGCTTCTTCCGGATGAGTTTGAGAACGCTGGAGATAACGGACTACTGTCTTGTGTTTTTGCTTTGTGGACTAAGGTAAAGGATTTGTGGTCTCAGACTACAGAGAGGTTTGGTTTTACAGATGATGAAAAACTAAGGAAGATGCAAGAGTTAAGAGCTGATCTGGAGTCTCAGTTAGCAGCTTATAAAGAAGGACGAGCACAAGGTGCTGGGGTTGCTTTTGTGATGTTTAAAGATGTGTACACAGCTAATAAGGCTGTTCAGGATTTTCGAAACGAGAGATCAAGGCGTACTGGAAAGTTCTTCTCTGTCACTGAGCTTCGGTTACAGAGAAACCAGTGGAAAGTGGACAGAGCACCCTTGGCTACTGATATCTATTGGAATCATCTGGGACTGACAAAAGTTGCTCTTATCGTGCGGAGAGTGATTGTTAATACTATTCTACTGTTGATTCTTGTGTTTTTCAGCTCCCCGTTGGCCTTGATCAGTGCCTTGGTAAGTGCTGGCCGAATCTTCAATGCTGAAGCATTGGACAGTGCTCAGTCTTGGCTCAATTGGGTGCAAACTTCTGGATGGATCGGATCTCTGATTTTTCAATTCATGCCCAACGTCTTCATATTTGTTAGTATGTACATTGTGATCCCATCTGCTCTTTCGTATCTTTCTAAGTTTGAGCGGCACCTAACAGTTTCTGGGGAACAAAGAGCAGCTCTCTTGAAGATGGTTTGCTTCTTCCTTGTGAACCTTATCGTTCTCAAGGCTCTTGTCGAATCGTCGCTGGAAAGCGCGCTCTTGAAAATGAGCCGTTGCTATTTAGATGGTGAGGATTGCAAGAGGATTGAAGAATACATGAGCCCTTCCTTCTTATCAAGGTCGTGCGTTTCTGCTCTAGCTTTCCTCATCACAAGCACGTTCTTAGGAATCTCCTTTGATCTACTTGCTCCAATCCCGTGGATCAAGAAGAAAATCCAAAAGTTCAGGAAGAACGACATGCTTCAGCTTGTTCCCGAGCAAAACGAAGAGTATGCTTTGGAAAATCAAGAGCCAAGCAGCAACCTTGAGACACCACTTCTCCCTGAAAACATGTTTGAGTCTCCAAGATTCGGTGACATCGAACCGATGAGCCAAGACCTATCTGACTACCCAATCAGCCGGACCTCACCAATCCCTAAACAAAAATTCGACTTTGCACAATACTACGCCTTCAATCTCACCATATTTGCCTTAACAATGATATACTCTTCCTTCGCTCCACTCGTGGTCCCTGTAGGCGCGGTTTACTTTGGTTACAGATACATAGTCGACAAATACAACTTCCTCTACGTGTACAGAGTGCGGGGATTCCCAGCAGGGAATGAAGGAAAGCTAATGGACACGGTATTGTGCATCATGCGGTTCTGTGTGGACCTGTACCTCGTCTCAATGCTGCTCTTCTTCTCAGTAAAAGGAGATTCCACAAAGCTTCAAGCCATATTCACACTTGGGGTGCTCGTGATGTACAAGCTTTTACCTTCGGATACAGATCGTTACCACCCAGCTCTCCTCCGGAGTATTCAAACCTTGGATAACATCGTGGACGGACCTGTAGATTACGAATCATATTCTCACCCAAACTTCGATTGGGACacttacaacaacaacagatgA
- the LOC104729602 gene encoding ras-related protein RABB1b (The sequence of the model RefSeq protein was modified relative to this genomic sequence to represent the inferred CDS: added 48 bases not found in genome assembly) — protein sequence MSYDYLFKYIIIGDTGVGKSCLLLQFTDKRFQPVHDLTIGVEFGARMVTVDGRPIKLQIWDTAGQESFRSITRSYYRGAAGALLVYDITRRETFNHLASWLEDARQHANPNMSIMLIGNKCDLAHKRAVSKEEGEQFAKEHGLLFLEASARTAQNVEEAFIKTAAKILQNIQDGVFDVSNESSGIKVGYGRTQGAAGGRDGAISQGGGCCG from the exons GTTGGGAAATCGTGCCTGCTTCTTCAATTTACTGACAAGAGGTTCCAACCAGTCCACGATCTCACCATTGGTGTCGAGTTCGGTGCTCGCATGGTCACCGTCGATGGACGCCCCATCAAACTTCAAATTTGGGACACC GCTGGACAAGAGTCTTTTAGATCCATCACCAGATCATATTACAGAGGAGCAGCCGGAGCTTTACTGGTTTATGACATCACCAG GAGAGAGACATTTAACCATCTGGCTAGTTGGTTGGAGGATGCTCGGCAACATGCAAATCCTAACATGAGTATTATGCTAATTGGGAACAAATGCGATCTTGCTCACAAGAGAGCTGTTAGCAAAGAGGAAGGCGAACAGTTTGCCAAGGAACACGGCCTGCTATTCTTGGAAGCATCTGCAAGAACAGCTCAAAACGTTGAGGAG GCATTCATAAAGACAGCTGCCAAAATCCTTCAGAACATTCAGGATGGTGTTTTTGATGTATCCAACGAG TCATCGGGCATTAAGGTTGGCTACGGGCGTACTCAAGGTGCAGCAGGAGGCAGGGATGGTGCAATTTCTCAGGGAGGTGGCTGTTGTGGTTAA
- the LOC104729604 gene encoding LOW QUALITY PROTEIN: pentatricopeptide repeat-containing protein At4g35850, mitochondrial (The sequence of the model RefSeq protein was modified relative to this genomic sequence to represent the inferred CDS: substituted 1 base at 1 genomic stop codon) has protein sequence MKFLIQSISGRNRSLVRALVSRRYFASSPDEIAKKNYANDLSEYNTAVNSVTAQRRHYLLRDVYDDMKLDGVQPTADIFHSFVVGTMKGARLSDAFFFREEMKAMGIAPDVNLYNFLISTCGKCKNGKEAIRVYDEMKRYDVKPNGQTFVCLLNACAVSGQLDLVYAIVRDMTAAGVGLNQFCYAGLITAHLNKQPRPDNLSTKILEFVEQSKGWSAIDSSRKSAEDVMFSISEEELYNIPTAEYAHRTRFLQRNLTVYHVAFSALADLKDVKATEALLEMLKKDGKDTDTYCVLQIMRCYLHSQDFENGLKLFEDYMRAERIPAMELYTVTIIXPHYWSFSIHLRANFLVQMNERNFFLDPRTGSSLLLKAGGEKTGGYTVANMIWDFMQARRITPTLAAVEAYFKGLKEREIPEDDPRLMLVTSTYNTLRLKEGTLNNRR, from the exons ATGAAGTTCCTCATTCAATCCATTTCTG GGAGGAATCGGTCCTTGGTTCGAGCTCTGGTTAGTCGGCGTTACTTCGCTTCATCGCCGGATGAGATCGCAAAGAAAAATTACGCTAATGATCTGTCGGAATACAACACAGCTGTCAATTCCGTCACTGCTCAGCGAAG gcaCTATTTGCTGAGGGATGTTTATGATGATATGAAGCTAGATGGTGTGCAGCCTACAGCTGATATATTCCACTCCTTTGTTGTGGGAACGATGAAAGGTGCTCGGTTGAGTGATGCTTTCTTTTTCCGTGAAGAAATGAAGGCTATGGGAATTGCTCCAGAT GTAAATCTGTACAACTTTTTGATTTCCACATGTGGGAAATGCAAGAATGGAAAGGAGGCAATCCGA GTCTACGACGAGATGAAGAGATATGACGTAAAACCAAATGGACAGACCTTTGTCTGCCTGCTCAATGCCTGCGCTGTTTCTGGCCAATTAGATCTTGT GTATGCGATAGTTCGAGATATGACTGCTGCTGGTGTTGGTTTGAACCAGTTCTGCTATGCAGGACTCATAACTGCGCACCTAAACAAACAGCCTAGACCAGATAATCTTTCTACCAAG atTCTTGAGTTCGTAGAGCAGTCAAAAGGCTGGTCAGCAATTGATTCATCAAGGAAGAGTGCAGAAGATGTGATGTTTAGCATCAGTGAAGAGGAGCTTTACAATATTCCAACCGCTGAATATGCTCACAGGACTAGGTTTCTGCAGAGAAATTTGACCGTGTACCACGTAGCATTTAGTGCACTCGCTGATCTAAAGGATGTAAAA GCAACGGAAGCTCTACTTGAGATGCTTAAGAAAGACGGCAAAGACACTGATACTTACTGTGTGCTACAAATTATGAG GTGCTATCTACACTCGCAAGACTTTGAGAATGGTCTCAAATTGTTTGAAGATTACATGAGGGCAGAGAGAATCCCTGCTATGGAACTCTATACGGTAACGATCATCTGACCTCATTATTGGTCTTTCAGTATTCATTTAAGagcaaacttctt GGTCCAAATGAACGAACGCAATTTCTTCTTAGACCCAAGAACTGGAAGCAGTCTGCTACTTAAAGCTGGTGGCGAAAAG ACGGGCGGGTACACAGTTGCAAATATGATATGGGATTTCATGCAAGCTCGAAGGATTACACCTACACTAGCTGCTGTTGAAGCTTACTTCAAAGGattgaaa GAACGTGAAATTCCAGAAGATGATCCGAGACTCATGTTAGTGACGAGTACATACAATACCTTGCGACTTAAGGAAGGGACATTAAACAATCGGCGTTAA
- the LOC104716537 gene encoding NEP1-interacting protein 1, giving the protein MASSSRFESGFCPISSCPSIGNLIDQIKDACRFLASAVLGTVLSAVLTFFFALVGTLLGALTGALIGQETESGFIRGAAVGAISGAVFSIEVFESSLVLWKSNESRFGCLLYLIDVIASLISGRLVRERIGPAMLSAVQSQMGAVDTTFEELSSIFDTGGSKGLAGDLVNKIPKIKITGTNYLDACGNKDSCSVCLQDFQLGETVRSLPHCHHMFHLPCIDKWLLRHGSCPMCRRDL; this is encoded by the exons ATGGCATCTTCTTCTAGATTCGAATCTGGATTTTGTCCTATCTCTTCGTGTCCCTCTATTGGGAATCTCATTGATCAGATTAAAGACGCATGTCGTTTCCTCGCCTCCGCTGTTCTGGGGACAGTTCTCTCGGCGGTCTTGACGTTCTTCTTCGCTCTAG TGGGTACATTGCTTGGAGCACTCACTGGAGCTTTAATAGGCCAAGAAACAGAGAGTGGTTTCATCCGAGGAGCAGCGGTTGGAGCTATTTCAGGAGCTGTTTTCTCCATCGAAGTCTTCGAATCATCTCTTGTTCTCTGGAAATCTAATGAGTCACGTTTTGGATGCCTCCTCTACTTG ATTGATGTCATTGCTAGTCTTATAAGTGGTAGACTTGTGCGAGAACGCATAGGTCCAGCAATGCTAAGCGCGGTTCAAAGTCAG ATGGGAGCTGTGGATACAACTTTCGAAGAGCTCTCGAGTATCTTTGATACCGGTGGCTCAAAAGGATTAGCAGGAGATTTGGTCAATAAAATacctaaaatcaaaatcactGGCACAAACTACTTGGATGCTTGTGGCAACAAAGACTCGTGTTCTGTTTGTCTCCAG GATTTTCAACTTGGTGAAACCGTAAGAAGCCTGCCACATTGTCATCACATGTTTCATTTGCCTTGCATAGACAAATGGCTACTGAGGCACGGATCTTGTCCAATGTGTAGACGTGATCTGTAA